The sequence below is a genomic window from Lysobacter capsici.
GGCCTTGCGGTAGGCGTAGGTCGCCGCTTGCAGCTCGTCGCCCTTGGCGCTGGCGCGGGCGCGGCGCAGGCCCCAGTCGAACAGCGGAATATCGATGATCGGTCCGAACACGCCGATGCCTTCGGTTTCGGTGCGGCGGTGCGCGGTGATGTTGGCCGACCATTGGATCGAGCCGCCCAGGGCCACGCGCGGGTAGCGATCGGCGCGCGCCAGCCCGGCCTCGGCGGCGGCGCGCAGCACCAGGGCCTGCGCGTGGGCGACGTCGGGCCGGGTGCGCAGCAGATCGGCCGGCGCGCGTTCGATCGCGCGCATCGCCAGGACCGGGCGCGGTTCGCCGCCGCTCCAGTCCGGATCGGGCTCGGCGCGCCCGAGCAACACCGCCAGCGCCTGCTCGGCGGCGACGATGCGCTGGCGCGGATCGCTCAACCCGGCCTCGGCCTGGGCGACGGCCGCGCGCAGCGGTTCCAGGCTGTCGCGCGGGGCCAGTCGCAGATCGATGCGCACTTGCTGCAAGCGCAGCTGCTCGCGCCGCGCATCGGCGATGGCGGACGCCAGGCGTTGTTGTTCGAGCGCGTCGCGCAGCTCGATCCAGTTGCGCGTGACTTCGGCCACCATCGTGATCCGCGCATCGCGCAGGTCGGCGTCGGCGGCATCGACCTCGCCTTGCGCCTGCCGATGGAGCGCTTCGCCGCGGCCGAACAGGCCCAGTTCCCACACCGCGTCGAGGCCGGCGACGAAGAACGACGCGCTGGCGTCGGGATCGACCGGATTGCTGGTGCGCGCATGCAGCTCCGGACGCAGCGCATCGCCGGCATGGGCGTACAGGGTGCGCGCGGCGCGCAGACGCAGCCTGGCCTGTTGGATATCCAGGTTGGCGCTCGCGGCTTCATCGACCAGGCGATCCAGGCGCGGATCGCCGAACGCCCCCCACCAGCCGCGCGGATCGGGCGCCGCCGCGGGCGTCGCATCCAGGGCGTTGCGCCACTGCGCCGGCAGCGGCGGCGTCTGCTCGGCGATCGGCGTCGACAGGCAGCCGGTCATGATCG
It includes:
- a CDS encoding TolC family protein, with product MPSPALRDTRMRPCRRARALCLSTLLLTLPIMTGCLSTPIAEQTPPLPAQWRNALDATPAAAPDPRGWWGAFGDPRLDRLVDEAASANLDIQQARLRLRAARTLYAHAGDALRPELHARTSNPVDPDASASFFVAGLDAVWELGLFGRGEALHRQAQGEVDAADADLRDARITMVAEVTRNWIELRDALEQQRLASAIADARREQLRLQQVRIDLRLAPRDSLEPLRAAVAQAEAGLSDPRQRIVAAEQALAVLLGRAEPDPDWSGGEPRPVLAMRAIERAPADLLRTRPDVAHAQALVLRAAAEAGLARADRYPRVALGGSIQWSANITAHRRTETEGIGVFGPIIDIPLFDWGLRRARASAKGDELQAATYAYRKAVLTGVAEVETALGALEQQRLREQSDRDAWRALARAADGEAARKRLGLASEIDVNARRIERDQAALELNAAATQRAMAYIAVYKALGAAPGEAPGEDADAHRAAVASERSRP